A portion of the Pectobacterium brasiliense genome contains these proteins:
- the radA gene encoding DNA repair protein RadA has protein sequence MAKAVKRAFVCNECGADYPRWQGQCSACHAWNTITEVRLASASTSRSDRLTGYAGESAGVSRVQKLSEISLEALPRFSTGFQEFDRVLGGGVVPGSAILIGGNPGAGKSTLLLQTLCKLSENMKTLYVTGEESLQQVAMRAHRLNLPTQNLNMLSETSIEQICLIAEQEQPKLMVIDSIQVMHLADIQSSPGSVAQVRETATYLTRFAKTRGVAIVMVGHVTKDGSLAGPKVLEHCIDCSVLLDGDADSRFRTLRSHKNRFGAVNELGVFAMTEQGLREISNPSAIFLSRGDEITSGSSVMVVWEGTRPLLVEIQALVDQSMMANPRRVAVGLEQNRLAILLAVLHRHGGLQMSDQDVFVNVVGGVKVTETSADLALLLSLVSSFRDRPLPQDLVIFGEVGLAGEIRPVPSGQERITEAAKHGFKRAIVPHANMPKKAPASMQVFGVKKLADALAILDDL, from the coding sequence GTGGCAAAAGCCGTCAAACGGGCGTTTGTATGTAATGAATGCGGGGCTGACTACCCGCGCTGGCAAGGGCAGTGCAGCGCCTGCCATGCCTGGAACACCATTACCGAAGTCCGTCTGGCCTCGGCGTCAACATCACGTTCCGACCGTCTCACCGGCTATGCGGGCGAAAGCGCTGGCGTCAGCCGGGTACAAAAGCTCTCGGAAATCAGTCTCGAAGCCCTGCCGCGCTTTTCCACCGGGTTTCAGGAGTTTGACCGCGTTCTGGGTGGCGGCGTCGTTCCTGGCAGCGCGATTCTGATCGGCGGTAACCCCGGCGCGGGTAAAAGTACCTTACTGCTGCAAACGCTCTGCAAGCTGTCAGAGAACATGAAAACCCTGTACGTCACCGGGGAAGAATCCTTGCAGCAGGTGGCGATGCGGGCGCATCGTCTCAACCTGCCGACCCAGAATCTTAATATGCTGTCGGAAACCAGCATCGAACAGATTTGCCTGATTGCCGAGCAGGAACAGCCGAAGCTGATGGTGATCGACTCCATTCAGGTGATGCATCTCGCTGATATTCAATCGTCTCCCGGTAGCGTAGCGCAGGTGCGTGAAACTGCCACCTACCTGACGCGCTTCGCCAAAACACGCGGCGTTGCTATCGTGATGGTCGGCCATGTCACCAAAGACGGTTCGCTGGCCGGGCCGAAAGTGTTAGAACACTGCATCGACTGCTCCGTGCTGTTGGATGGCGATGCCGATTCACGCTTCCGCACCCTGCGCAGCCATAAAAACCGCTTCGGTGCCGTTAACGAGCTGGGCGTGTTCGCGATGACGGAACAAGGGCTCCGCGAGATCAGCAATCCGTCGGCAATTTTCCTCAGTCGCGGTGACGAAATCACGTCCGGCAGTTCGGTCATGGTGGTGTGGGAAGGTACGCGTCCGCTGCTGGTCGAAATTCAGGCGCTGGTGGATCAATCGATGATGGCTAACCCACGCCGCGTGGCGGTCGGGCTGGAGCAAAACCGATTGGCGATCCTGCTGGCGGTATTACATCGCCACGGCGGTTTGCAGATGTCCGATCAGGATGTGTTCGTGAATGTCGTCGGCGGCGTTAAAGTCACCGAAACCAGCGCCGACCTGGCGCTGCTATTATCCCTGGTCTCCAGCTTCCGCGACCGCCCACTGCCGCAGGATCTTGTCATCTTCGGTGAAGTCGGTCTGGCGGGCGAAATCCGCCCGGTTCCGAGCGGCCAAGAGCGGATTACCGAAGCCGCTAAGCACGGCTTCAAACGCGCCATCGTTCCTCATGCCAATATGCCGAAGAAAGCCCCTGCCAGCATGCAGGTGTTCGGCGTGAAAAAGCTAGCCGACGCGCTGGCAATCCTCGACGATCTCTAA